GATATAACGATACGCTTGTCCCAGATGGCATTGAATATGAAACAATTGAAGTCCACCCAGGTGACATGATTAGCAGACtctgtttttagttttgtgCTTCATGCAAAATGGTTTAATACTATGAGCCACATTGTCAAACGAATGATTTCTTCTAGTAAACTTTGAACCTCTTTTGAGGTGGTGCATTGCGTTTGCTTTCAACCTTCTTAATTATGAAGATGTCTTAGATGCATGCAGAGTGCTCAAAATAATGTAGATTATACCATGTTATATGAGTTGTTGGCTTAATTTGAGTATGATCAGTGTAGTAGCTTTGTTTTATACTGCTTTTGGACCTGTGCTCTTGTTTCGTTCCAAATGAATCTGCTGAAATCTTCTTTCCTGTGAGGTTTTGGTTTATCCTCTGAATTCTCTATCACATAGGAGGGAGTCACAAACACTTTCTTTCCCATAAAGAGAGAGGGTGGTTTTTAAGGAATGTGCTGTTCtaggaacaaaaaaaagggaaaaaagattACAATATGAAAGGGAAAAGGTTCTTGTCTCGGATGTTATGCATGCAGCATGAGTACACCAATCAACTAACTGTAATAGGATGTTGTTTGAATATGTGTATTGATGCTTTAACTTATTATCTACTGGGAGGTCCTCTGTCTGAGATTAACAATGGAACttgatgttttgttttgttattattatcatcatcatcatcatcattttatttttttttatttttatttttatttttactgtgGTTGAgctattaaaacttttaaatgaCAGCATCATGATTTTGGACAGGGAGAACTTATCGCATTCGTGTACACAATGTTGGAGTGTCAACTAGTCTCAATTTCAGGATCCAGAGCCATAATCTACTTCTAGCAGAGACAGAGGGATCATATACTGTGCAACAGAATTACACTAGCTTAGATATACATGTTGGACAatcttattcttttttgttaaCGACGGATCAGAATGCAAGTACTGATTACTACATTGTCGCAAGCGCTAGGTTTGTGAATGAATCACTATGGAAAAGAGTTACTGGTGTTGCCATCTTGCATTATACAAATTCCAAGGGAAAGGCAAAAGGTCCCCTTCCAGACTCACCAAATGATGAATTTGACAAGACTTTCTCAATGAACCAAGCAAGATCCATAAGGTCTATTAACACCATGATTTAATTGCATGCACACATCTTGCTTGCTAATATAATATGCTTTTTGCTGTCTTCCTGTGTCTTAACCACAGTGACACCTTTTAGAGCATTCTAAGAAGTTTTCTGGTCTGAGATTCTTTACTAATATGAATTCTTTGTTTAAGTTTCTGTTTCAAAATGAAGATTAAATTGTCACTCTGAAGTGATATAAAATAGAACAATGACCAGATAACTCAGAAAATCATCTGATAGTTTCATAATATATTCTGTTATCAAATCAGAACAAATATTAAGTCAACTCAAAGTTTAGTTTAGAGAATTGATGGACTACTGAGAATTGGTTATCTACTTTAACTTATATTTGAGGTCTCTATTGTCAAATTTGCAGATGGAATGTATCTGCTAGTGGTGCTCGCCCTAATCCGCAGGGTTCTTTTAGATATGGCACAATCAATGTGACTGAAATTTATGTGTTAAAAAACAAGCCACCTGTGACAATTAATGGGAAACGGCGGACAACACTTAGTGGAATCTCGTTTGTCAATCCTTCAACACCAATCAGGCTTGCTGACCAGTACAAGGTGAAGGGAGTATACAAGCTTGATTTCCCCACTAGGCCACTTACAGGAGCACCTCGGATGGAAACATCTGTTATTAATGGAACATTTAGAGGATTTATGGAAGTCATACTACAGAATAATGACACGAAGGTGCAGAGCTATCACATGAGCGGATATGCATTTTTTGTTGTGGGGtagggattttttatttttattctgcTTCATTATCAACATGTCTAGatggtttttctctctctctctctctccctctctacaTGCGTTTAAAGCTGTAGTTTGATTGAAATATTGTAGGATGGATTATGGTGAATGGACAGAGAATAGCAGGGGCACATATAACAAGTGGGATGGAATAGCCCGCTCCACAACACAGGTATATGCTTGACACTGTTGTGCTGTTAGTCTTATTTGGTACCTTTAAGACTCGACCTTCAGTTACTCTTTAATTTTGACTTGTAATCTTCTAGCAACTATAGCACTTGATTGACATGCATATTTGAATGTTAATGATCTTGTTTTTGGGTGTTGCTATCAAAATCAACATATTACTGGCTTGTCAACCTTAAAATACAGTTTGGATTCCTCAGTATGGGTCTCCAATGTCTGTATAGTGGACCATAGTCACTAGGCCATACAATAACTCCCAACTTGAGATTAAAATGATTTAAACTGTAAATTGTTGGTCAATATATATCTGATTTGGTATTGTTTAGGGTCTTTAGCCTATGGATGTCAAGGAGCAGATGACTGAACTCCAAAAGCTCTCCTAATATTATATGGTACTAATGCTTTGattataatctctctctctctctctctcttgttgtCTAGGTTTATCCTGGAGCATGGACAGCAATTTTGATATCTCTCGACAATGTTGGAGTCTGGAACCTGAGAACAGAAAACCTTGACTCGTGGTATCTTGGCCAAGAAACATATGTTAGGGTTGTGAATCCGGAGGCTACTAACAAAACTGAGTTGCCCATGCCAGACAATGCTCTCTATTGCGGTGCCCTTAGCAAATTGCAGAAGTATGTACATATGACTCATTTGTGCTAAAATATTCTTCATTTTTGTATCTGAGACTGAGAGGacaattctaattttttttttttttctttcacttttcttCTTGCAGGCCAGAAGATATCTCTTTGGCAACTTCAATCATGGGTAGATCAAGGCTGTTCTTCACCATGTTGATGATTGTCTGTGCTTTAATTCCCATTTTCCGCTAGGTGTTTTCATTTAGGATGCCCCTTCTATGTTGATTTCTCTTAGTGAGGTTTGTGGTTGAGTGCTTAGGTCTGTAAGATTAGTCTTGTTGATATGAATCTTCAGTGATTTTGACTTGCATTTTTCTTTCACAATGTTCTAAATGTTCCCCGGCTTCCCTGTTTAATTGATTGGGACTTGTCATTCTTTAATACATATAATTTATGTACTGATTGGAATTCATCAATTTTCGATACAATGTAACTCCCCCTGCTAAGCTTAAGTTTGATCTGTCTTGCGTGACAATTTTGagatttgtagatttttttaCTGCTGAATACCAGACCAAAATGATTTTGTACTTGTATGAAAATGCCAAATGATAAAATGTGCTGTAGTAGTCTATTTTATGAcgaggtaaaaaaataaaaatttgtcagaGCATGAAGATACAAACAAATTTGCCATTTAAAATTTGGAAAGTGACACAATTCTGTTAGAAAAGGAATCAATCTTGCATAGCAGGATAGGCAGGCATGCAGGTTCCAAGCCCAgcatttcaaattcaaactttGGCGTAACTAGGCTTGCTAGCCCAGCTGGACAATTATGTGTCCTTCACAATTTAATGTGGTCGCTTCTGAATTTCTTGGATGCTGCCGGTTGGAGAATCTATTTGGGCCAATGGACTATTTAAACAACAACAAATGCTGTATTCACCATTGTCGTGTCTCTTCAGCTAGAATCTTTTGAGGACACTGTTTTGATAATGataattgtaaggttgaatttattcaaccatctaattggttttattccgtgccaaatttgcttgtaattcagcatttagtaaccttgtatttaggtgggtttgatgtaagggtagtgagtgagatagagtgaagattgctcaaaagtgtgcaagaaaacagaggcTCGCGgttgggactcgcgggtgactcgcggctgcaagccgtcagacgcagcacacgtgccaagcatgctggaagatgaacagtcatgctagctggagcactacaagacaaaacaggacaactggccatacggttaactcgcgactggatctcgtgacttagtcaagccgcgaggtcaagccgcgagccacccgtgttttgtaaaacctgacgtttcacattcctcttccactccagtataaatacccattttacccacgattgtaagagagctttcagagagaattttgagagagaaaccctaaagaaaaaccagattgtttcacccacaatctataccttagagtctcttcaaattcctcaactctcttcctctcctgtcaaatccttgagaggcattataccaaacctggttctcactatcatcatcactgtgagacagttgtttggatttttgggaagcagttaggaaggaaccaatcttcattggttgatgctacggtctagtagcggaatccgggaaactagaaaagaaaaaaggttcggcgcaacctcgttggagcaagaagcttggagggcttaggtgcactggatagattaggcttggagggtctattgctgtccttgtatcccaactgtattttctagtggattgtttaccgcttggagggcggcggagaggttttacgccgagggcttcggtttcctcttcgataacacatcgcgtgttgtctttgtgtttacatcttccttcctctctatctttgcctttttattatctgctgtggattttatcttgttatggcttagatagtttttaaccaatttcatattatagcatatgttaagtttccgcacactagttgtttgacatattgcttgaattggttaagtagtattttgggggtctaaacgttcaagggtgtttatacacgtttttgaactttcaattggtatcagagcgggtacactgctattggtttcattaccattgtgtgatccttgactcccttttgagatggataggtctcaatccctaaatgcacctccatattttgatggtagtaattatgctttttggaaggttcgcatgagagcttttctgtattctattgatgaatccgtttgggatgctgttgagattggttggaccaaacctgaggtagccaaatccacatgggataaggcagcacttgctgcatctaatgctaacagtaaagcactcaatgctgttttctgtggtgtgtctccagatgaatttcacaggatttctcatattaccgttgccaaagaagcatgagaGATTTTGGAAatcacctatgaaggcacgaagaaagtgaaagacaccaagttgcaaatgctgaccactcggtttgaggagctcaaaatgagtgaggatgagtcttttgactctttctatgggaagctaaatgaggtggtggtcaataagttcaacttgggggagaaaacggaggacttaaagattgtaaggaagatccttcgatcattgctggaaagttttcgtgctaaagtgacagcaattgaaaagagcaaggaccttgatgacatcaaagtacaggagctggttggttctctgcagacttatgagatgtcgctgcccaatcaacggaagaggaaatctcttgctctaaagaccattaatgagaaggtggaagatcaagactcatcgagagaagatgtggttgacaaagatgttgcttaccttgtcaaaaatttcagaaagttcttgaaattcaaaaataatgacaaatttgatgataaaagaaaattccaaagttctggaagggagaaaagggaattcaaaaggaaagatggaaaagaatcccaacctacacaaggtgtcacttgtttcaaatgtaacgggcatggacactttaagaaggaatgtccgaattatttgaaatcgaaaggtaaagtgtatgccacgaccttgagtgactcggattcgtctgactcagaatctaaagagagctgtgatggagaggggaactattcggcttttatgactattgctcatgttgagtcttcagatgagttgaatctgcttgtacgagaccttggagaacatagtgatgatgaatcactaggaattgttgaaaaatcggatgctgaagaagatgaaagcacagcaaatcttcaggagaattataactcactcttggagaagtcgggggagtacacaagggtggccaaggctgctgtgagaaaaatgaagaaagctgaggaggactacaaaagtctcctaatccgatatagggaggccaaatgtgagataaaaacactgaatggtgagttgtccgaaacttacacgaaagtgagatttcttgagaatgaggttgtgcaagcaaatgctaaaatagagagggtcaccaccaagaagctagatgatgttatctcatcttaaaagagcttttcagacaaatcaggattgggatataccggaggaagtggttcatctggaaatgtcactaaagaagtgaagtttgtaaaggccaaagatccagttgtagctgaccctactggtgagaagctcgaggtggaggagaagaagaatgtggtgaaccaacggatgctgaatccccgtaatcaatctgtgggcaggtctgaatctcgtgccaagtcacgcccacgaccacaaagaggtcctagagcaacttatgtgtgtcattattgcggacttcaagggcatactcgaccaaattgccaaaagctgagagcaaagaatagtgcaactcctcaaaggtcaggaggacctagaaatgatagaagaatttgggcaggtgatcaatctagagatcagaatggtgatcccggaatgatgaacgtgatgaagatgattggtgcattcaccaactgcttggaaagcttctcacgaaggtttgaaagccctaactctcgtacccaatcctataaggaaatcaccccaaatgcaagtgacgtgtgggtgaaaaggggtactcatgcataagcattacaacatgtccatgcattaatacttcctatgctttgtgacaatgtttgtttgttttgcttgctatttttgctgttggttgtttgtttgtctacttgtgcatatttttaattttgtcttatcaatctttttgtttcttatgtcaaaaatccaaaaatcacataaaaaaaattagaaaatcaaaaagcttgattgactttgttgagtttttgtctcaaaacttgttttgccttgtacctttgtgctaatggctttgtgcattttcgagcattgcttgttttcatgcactcatatcaatgtgggaaaaattttgaaatctatgtgattgttgtaaatagatcttcaaacttgtcatgaatgattagtgaatggttatgttgatcttgagacatgcatagacttgtgtctatatatcttcccactctttatttttgttttgttaaaaagagctcaccaaatgtaaatctccaaatgaaaagagatattgagctgcaaaagcctgtcgcacattctagtattcgactaggaaaaagggtaagcgactttatattaaagaaaatgtttattcaaaaaaccaaaggcttgttcattaaagtgaaatgtcaaatatcactctcacaatgagaggtgattgcctcaaaagatcaaaaagatcaaatgttatgattaaaagtggagtcaaatgtaaaactccaagttatgtaatcaagttttgtgggaggtcatatatacatatttctataattgagatgggtcacatgatctagtgctaattgtgtatgtcttggttgaattgatcattgaaacttcacattagactaaggactatctcattgttgatatccacacacaacacacaagtttatgttcaataaatgccatattcatttgtgtgattgtacttgatgaaatgtgttttcacatgctcaatctttgttaattcaagcacaaaaggatttttgagtgttttaggtgtttttggaaagtattttgtttgaaaaatctgaaaatttcaaaaatccagttttgccctgttttggcggctcagtcgcgagtatgtcaagtcgcgagcctcagtcgcatcttcgctggtcatttttggcgacttgttcgcgagtggaaggtccagtcgcgaggttcattcagagattttcgcggctcagctcgcgactcactcgcaggtagaccttccagtcgcgaaaaacacttagaaaaatttttcaaatttttgttcttgagtgctttggcggcttgagctggcgactgtgtggcgacttaatcaagtcgcgaaaatcgcgtgtttggcagaaacaggagaagtttttaaacctttttcagttttccttcgaacttttgtgactgttcatcttctctctaaactatctccctCCTAAACACTCCTTGCTCTCatctccaatctccattgttgctcGAATTCTTCAAGTctcaggtatgggttttcagttttgaactcatttctacttGATTCTGTGTTTTTCCCCTTAATTTTTCGCATATGCTTATgttttagaaatgggtttgtgtttcggatATTGCTCTTTATTCATGCTTAGCTTGCGAATGCTGCTGCTAGAATTTGATTTGATCTTAGTTGTTTCCTTATTGCTCTTCATCCTGTGCTTAGCTaagtgtttcttttattttatctgaacttgagctgttgagttgtttcaaaatgtTCCATTTGAGGCTGTGTGTTTTATTGTGCTGAATGTGCATGCTCTTTTGTGTAAATCCATTGGGTGCATTTGTTAGTTTCACAATGCTGTTTATGTGCCATATCATTTTCCATTatctgtctcattgacatatatctGCCTTTAAGATAGTTTCTATATCTAATGATTTTATATGtgtttcctatcttaggcttgtttatccatgtgATTGATCTTAGTAGCTTGTGTTtaaatgttccaagttcatttgtatggatgaaatctctttgttaattacatggtactgactagttttgcacatatattgttctatgctgttgtggcctcttctgattgttcacagatggctccctcacctttgaagaagaaaactcctgcaaagaaggctgacaaaagattgaaaatggattctaaactgtttaggtcagttcatcactttgagagatacaaggataacttcttgaaagcaggaattattcaagaaagatttgtagatttggaggacttgagacaaacctttatccccagctgttttgaaggaagaggatgggaaaaacttctgagtgatttccctgtagtgtgtgaacccctgattagggaattttactcaaatgctgtgataaaggagaatgagttaagttgctgggttagaggaaaagaattcattttggatgcacatgtcatagatgatgcattagggcttgaaggattagaaaatgaggaatttatcaactacaaggataggagtgtttctattgaaacagttcaacaaaggataggtgggcagagagaaggaaaatgtttgaataccactgtctttccagtggacatgaggtgtctaacaatcatcatgatgtttaacctctatcccattaagaagttgactacaatcaattgtgctagagcaatctttctgatggatctcaaagaaaagaatttcatagacataagttcccacatatatgacaccattgtggatgagacaagaacaacctctaggccaaaattgatctttcccagtttgttgatgaggatttttagaaggaagggtgttccaatccctcaagacatcagtcccatgtccacaccttctgcaattaacaagcttacctgcaaaaggataagtgttaggcttccaagagaagaagatgaaggtgatgaaggagaaggtgtcccaatggaaactgaagcagaggcagcagggcatgcatcaacctcaacacccaagaggagtggcaaaaggtctagagcatcaacttcttcagatacacctccagatgctttccaaatcattctggaacgacttgatgggACCAGggaagtccagactgagcactctgagaggatgagagccatgcaggaccagattgatgtcttgtctgcaaaacttgacagcttcaccactcagcctgaacagtgaccctttggccattcctgtcaaaaagggggagaagttTCTTTCTGTTGATAATGTCATTGAtgattgagaagcagaaaagcagctcttaagggggagtaatgtgttgagggggaattgtcaaaatcagagactttgtttatatatgtttatgttttgggtacttttagtgttttttttttatggttttgatacactgtgttttggtgtatagttgtttctaactcattaCTTATACTCTtgatttaaactttaatatattttgatgatgttattcaggatgtttttgtgtttgtacccatgtgcttttgtaagcttttagggttaatgttttatgcataagtttgtaggctttatggtttgtaccttgcttattgcagcctttatgctatgttgaaatcagtactttaatctaaatgtcttgcattttgttttatgtactgtcactcttgtacccttgtaggattgttcctagatgcatataccttgtgtgttatgcattggttgagtgttgagcatacaagtgtcttgccttgtgcttgttaacttgtatgtccttgtgttcattccaagtgtgaataagcactgtgatcactaccttgtggtgttcacttggttgatcaagccatgatttgtttcttaactccatctttgtttgatcacatattgcctgtttcatatgcattttataattttctgcttacaatgatcatggtgtattgtt
The sequence above is drawn from the Quercus lobata isolate SW786 chromosome 12, ValleyOak3.0 Primary Assembly, whole genome shotgun sequence genome and encodes:
- the LOC115971740 gene encoding monocopper oxidase-like protein SKU5 — translated: MALCSFLSVLLIHITLFVSLCYAADPFVNYEFEVSYITASPLGIPQQVIAINGKFPGPTINSTTNNNVVVNVRNKLDENLLIHWSGIQQRRSSWQDGVLGTNCPIPPKWNWTYQFQVKDQIGSFFYFPSLNFQRASGGYGGFIINNRDIIPIPFGTPDGDITIMIGDWYTRNHTALRKALDAGKDLGMPDGVLINGKGPYRYNDTLVPDGIEYETIEVHPGRTYRIRVHNVGVSTSLNFRIQSHNLLLAETEGSYTVQQNYTSLDIHVGQSYSFLLTTDQNASTDYYIVASARFVNESLWKRVTGVAILHYTNSKGKAKGPLPDSPNDEFDKTFSMNQARSIRWNVSASGARPNPQGSFRYGTINVTEIYVLKNKPPVTINGKRRTTLSGISFVNPSTPIRLADQYKVKGVYKLDFPTRPLTGAPRMETSVINGTFRGFMEVILQNNDTKVQSYHMSGYAFFVVGMDYGEWTENSRGTYNKWDGIARSTTQVYPGAWTAILISLDNVGVWNLRTENLDSWYLGQETYVRVVNPEATNKTELPMPDNALYCGALSKLQKPEDISLATSIMGRSRLFFTMLMIVCALIPIFR